One genomic window of Caballeronia sp. SBC1 includes the following:
- a CDS encoding HlyD family type I secretion periplasmic adaptor subunit has product MFRSAWTVRDQFDSAARAEHELAFLPAQLELVETPVHPAPRWAMRSIVIFTVLVLLIGIVGRLDIVVSASGKFVPDARIKVIQPAMTGVVREILVHDGERVTAGQLLMKLDTTQAAADADKAQSSKLDAQLGAARANALLAALHDNRPPVVKHVEGATDDRMQEAQRLAEGAFLEYQDKVDSARAELLKREAELDSTRQEVAKLQATAPLARQQANEYKSLAGDKYVAQTDYLDKEQTALGQEHELPAQQSHARELAAGIAEQRAEIESASSKFRRDQLDELEKDTQQVAQNRDDETKAQTRQALLSLSAPVSGTVQQLAAHTLGGVVTTAQSLMEIVPDDTLEVEAQLQNKDIGFVDAGQAVAVKVEAFPYTRYGFITGTVVSVSNDAVQDKKLGLTFPVRIRLSTNRIRVEKKWIRLTPGMEVTADIKTGKRSVAGYFLGPLMESAQESMRER; this is encoded by the coding sequence GTGTTCCGCAGTGCCTGGACTGTACGCGATCAGTTTGACTCTGCCGCCCGTGCTGAGCATGAGCTTGCGTTCCTCCCCGCACAGCTTGAACTGGTTGAAACACCGGTGCATCCGGCGCCACGCTGGGCGATGCGCAGTATTGTGATTTTCACGGTACTGGTTCTGCTGATTGGTATCGTTGGCAGACTGGATATCGTCGTGTCGGCATCGGGCAAATTTGTACCTGATGCGCGCATCAAGGTGATCCAGCCGGCCATGACGGGCGTGGTCCGCGAGATTCTGGTCCACGACGGCGAGCGCGTGACTGCGGGCCAGTTGCTCATGAAACTCGACACGACGCAGGCGGCGGCCGACGCCGACAAAGCACAGTCATCGAAACTCGATGCCCAACTCGGAGCTGCCCGCGCGAATGCGCTTCTCGCTGCGTTACATGACAATCGGCCACCAGTGGTTAAGCACGTCGAAGGCGCTACCGATGACCGGATGCAAGAAGCGCAGCGCCTGGCTGAAGGCGCATTCCTCGAATACCAGGACAAAGTCGACAGCGCTCGCGCTGAGCTGCTCAAGCGGGAGGCGGAACTCGACAGCACCCGTCAGGAGGTCGCGAAACTCCAGGCAACGGCGCCTCTTGCCCGTCAGCAGGCGAACGAATACAAATCGCTCGCGGGGGATAAATATGTTGCGCAGACTGACTATCTCGACAAGGAGCAGACGGCACTCGGTCAGGAGCACGAACTACCCGCACAACAGAGTCACGCGCGCGAACTGGCTGCGGGTATTGCGGAGCAGCGTGCGGAGATCGAATCTGCCTCGTCGAAATTCCGCAGAGACCAACTTGATGAACTGGAAAAGGACACGCAGCAGGTCGCTCAAAACCGGGATGACGAGACCAAGGCGCAAACCCGTCAGGCGTTGTTAAGCCTGAGCGCACCGGTTTCAGGGACCGTTCAGCAACTGGCTGCGCATACCCTCGGCGGCGTTGTGACGACGGCTCAATCCCTGATGGAGATCGTGCCGGACGACACGCTGGAAGTGGAGGCTCAACTCCAGAACAAGGATATAGGCTTCGTGGATGCCGGCCAGGCTGTCGCTGTCAAGGTCGAAGCGTTTCCCTATACGCGCTACGGGTTTATCACGGGGACGGTCGTGTCGGTGTCGAACGATGCAGTCCAGGACAAGAAGCTTGGCCTGACTTTCCCGGTTCGAATCCGGCTGTCGACCAACCGGATTCGCGTGGAGAAAAAATGGATCAGACTCACCCCCGGCATGGAAGTCACAGCCGATATCAAGACCGGCAAACGCAGCGTGGCAGGGTACTTCCTTGGTCCATTGATGGAAAGCGCCCAGGAGAGCATGCGTGAGCGCTAA
- the cysC gene encoding adenylyl-sulfate kinase, translating into MHTHNAQIGCCYWLTGLSGAGKSTIATHAARNLRAHGYRVSVLDGDELRTGLNRDLGFAREDRAENVRRIGEVARLMVDTGLIVLVSAISPYQADRQVARRRIGDHRCFPVLIDTPLQTCIERDPKGLYARARAGEIKGLTGWDDPYEPPCAPDISIATKSVSAEAAALQIEQHYRQLNHGY; encoded by the coding sequence ATGCATACGCACAACGCACAAATAGGCTGCTGCTACTGGCTCACCGGATTGTCAGGCGCAGGAAAGTCGACGATTGCGACGCACGCCGCACGCAACCTGCGAGCGCACGGATACCGCGTGTCCGTGCTGGACGGAGACGAACTGCGCACGGGACTCAACCGTGACCTTGGCTTTGCGAGGGAGGACCGCGCCGAGAACGTGAGGCGCATCGGCGAAGTGGCGCGATTGATGGTCGACACGGGCCTCATCGTTCTGGTCAGCGCGATTTCTCCATACCAGGCCGACCGGCAAGTCGCGCGCCGACGGATTGGTGACCACCGTTGCTTCCCAGTCCTCATCGATACGCCTCTGCAAACGTGTATCGAACGCGACCCCAAGGGACTGTACGCACGCGCGAGGGCTGGCGAGATCAAGGGGCTGACCGGGTGGGACGATCCATATGAACCGCCTTGCGCGCCAGACATTTCGATCGCGACCAAAAGCGTGTCCGCCGAAGCGGCGGCACTGCAGATTGAACAACACTACCGGCAATTGAACCATGGGTATTGA
- a CDS encoding sulfotransferase has translation MVNKLHLISGLPRSGSTLLCALLRQNPRFTAAMTSPVASLCGTMHKKMCGGEFAVFFDDAKRAAMLRGVFDSYYAGIQPSEVVFDTNRIWTGSAALLKALYPESRIICCVRDIGWIIDSVERMLAKNPLQLSRMFNFQPGSSVYARVETLMNSENGLIGLPWSNLREGWFGDEAKRLIVVPYDHLVRAPEQTLRGLYDELGEPWFSHDLDHVAYDEPDYDALLGMPGLHKVRAKVEHRARKPSIPPDLFAKYAHTHFWEKPELNVHRVRIL, from the coding sequence GTGGTCAACAAGCTTCATCTCATTTCGGGTCTGCCCCGTTCCGGATCGACTCTGCTGTGTGCTTTGCTGCGCCAGAATCCGCGTTTCACGGCGGCGATGACCAGTCCCGTCGCCTCTCTGTGCGGAACGATGCATAAAAAAATGTGTGGGGGCGAGTTTGCCGTGTTCTTTGACGACGCAAAGCGCGCCGCCATGCTGCGTGGCGTTTTCGACAGCTACTACGCAGGCATTCAGCCGAGCGAGGTCGTGTTCGATACCAATCGAATCTGGACGGGAAGTGCGGCGCTGCTGAAGGCGCTATATCCCGAATCCCGCATTATTTGCTGCGTGCGCGACATCGGTTGGATTATTGACAGCGTAGAGCGAATGCTGGCGAAGAATCCCCTTCAACTGTCCCGCATGTTCAATTTCCAGCCGGGTTCTTCTGTTTATGCCCGCGTGGAAACGCTCATGAATTCGGAGAACGGTTTGATCGGCTTGCCATGGAGCAATCTGCGCGAAGGGTGGTTCGGTGACGAGGCGAAACGGCTGATCGTCGTGCCGTACGATCATCTGGTGCGTGCGCCGGAGCAGACCCTGCGTGGACTCTATGACGAACTTGGCGAACCCTGGTTCAGTCACGACCTGGACCACGTGGCATATGACGAGCCTGACTACGACGCACTGCTGGGTATGCCCGGATTGCACAAGGTCAGGGCGAAGGTCGAGCATCGGGCACGCAAGCCATCTATTCCACCTGATCTTTTCGCGAAGTACGCGCATACCCACTTCTGGGAAAAGCCGGAACTCAATGTGCATCGCGTCCGGATACTGTAG
- a CDS encoding matrixin family metalloprotease produces the protein MSELIENYMGADGAGAETSQITDFSAGNSQVSTYTGLASNETSETQAFTGANGTGTQTAALFNLTNGTSQEYSFTGLSSGESSLDQFFSGTNASGTQTEGLYDFTNGTSQAQYFTGLGSGISELVENYMATNGTGTESSQITDFSAGNSQVTTFTGLASNETSETQAFTGANGTGTQTAALFDLTNGTSQEYSFTGLSSGESSVDQFFSGANASGTETEDLYDFTNGTSQAQFFTGLGSGVSELVDNYKAANGTGAESSQIVDFSAGNSQVSTFTGLPSGETSETQAFTGANGTGTQTAALFNLSNGTSQELLYTGLSSGQSVEDVFYSGTNASGTQTEDLFDFVNGTSQANLFSAGGKYAGTQIYYGANGTESYQASFNTGTGQETQEDIFGGGTTETERLLFNAGDQNAAYALYFSGNNVIQDISYNTVGQEMESVLYGTNGVETEADLFNPGAQYAYEKVLFSGGDYASQVDMFNQSTGTETSASMFNSLTGSETGYYIGGDNNSDRMLADSEGWGATIVSGGYGFYGGYGFAGSASTVQAAVGSNIGSIAQADLAKGDQAGATAAESGLHQAYETAMSTPTAGTGMSMLEGAKWDSNVITWSLAGTPGASNSQAGAAADSAYETDLQQAFATWSAASGITFEEVSGSAQSDISVGFGELNTASTGVVGYTAYQAKNGQMAGANIELEDPNQDALVAGASGQLTYSGTDATLEQVMLHEIGHAFGLADNADQNSIMYYDLGSNNRTLDSTDIAGIQSTYSPGLSSSAAASTASNTSGSQIDQLIQAMASYAPMPAGITSLAAIQQLNAQPMLAASVH, from the coding sequence GTGTCGGAACTGATCGAGAACTATATGGGGGCTGACGGCGCTGGCGCCGAAACGTCGCAGATCACCGACTTCAGTGCGGGTAATTCACAGGTGAGCACTTACACTGGGTTGGCGAGTAACGAAACATCCGAAACGCAGGCCTTCACTGGCGCCAACGGAACCGGCACCCAGACCGCAGCGCTTTTCAATCTCACCAACGGGACTTCGCAAGAGTACTCGTTCACGGGGCTGTCCAGCGGAGAGTCGTCGCTCGACCAATTCTTCAGCGGGACGAACGCCAGCGGAACGCAGACCGAGGGCCTTTACGATTTCACTAACGGCACTTCGCAGGCGCAATACTTCACTGGCTTGGGCAGTGGGATCTCGGAATTGGTCGAGAACTATATGGCGACCAACGGCACCGGAACCGAATCTTCGCAGATCACTGACTTCAGTGCGGGTAACTCGCAGGTGACAACGTTCACCGGCTTGGCGAGTAACGAAACATCAGAAACTCAGGCCTTCACTGGCGCCAACGGAACCGGCACCCAGACCGCAGCGCTTTTCGACCTCACCAACGGGACATCGCAGGAATACTCGTTCACTGGTTTGTCCAGTGGGGAGTCGTCCGTGGACCAATTCTTCAGTGGAGCAAACGCGAGTGGAACGGAGACCGAAGACCTCTACGATTTCACTAACGGCACGTCGCAGGCGCAATTCTTTACTGGCCTCGGCAGCGGGGTTTCGGAACTGGTCGATAACTATAAGGCGGCCAATGGAACCGGCGCTGAATCTTCGCAGATTGTAGATTTCAGTGCGGGTAACTCGCAGGTGAGCACTTTCACCGGACTGCCGAGTGGCGAGACATCGGAAACGCAAGCCTTTACCGGCGCGAACGGAACCGGCACCCAGACCGCGGCTCTCTTCAATCTCTCCAATGGGACATCGCAGGAGCTCCTCTACACTGGGCTGTCCAGCGGGCAATCCGTGGAAGATGTTTTCTACAGCGGGACGAACGCTAGCGGAACGCAGACCGAGGACCTGTTCGACTTCGTCAATGGCACGTCGCAGGCGAATCTGTTCTCTGCGGGGGGTAAGTACGCGGGAACGCAGATTTACTACGGTGCGAATGGAACAGAGAGCTATCAGGCAAGCTTTAACACGGGAACAGGTCAGGAAACCCAAGAGGACATTTTTGGTGGTGGAACGACAGAGACCGAGCGGCTGCTCTTTAATGCAGGCGATCAGAATGCGGCCTACGCGCTGTATTTCAGCGGCAACAACGTAATCCAGGACATCAGCTACAACACGGTAGGCCAGGAGATGGAGAGCGTTCTCTATGGCACGAATGGAGTGGAAACTGAAGCTGACCTATTCAATCCAGGAGCGCAATACGCTTACGAGAAAGTATTATTCAGCGGCGGAGACTACGCGTCGCAGGTCGATATGTTTAACCAGAGCACCGGTACAGAGACCTCAGCTTCTATGTTCAATTCCTTGACCGGTTCGGAAACGGGATATTACATTGGCGGTGACAATAACTCCGATCGTATGCTGGCGGATTCAGAAGGATGGGGAGCCACAATTGTCAGTGGCGGCTATGGCTTTTACGGCGGCTACGGCTTCGCCGGCAGCGCGAGCACGGTCCAGGCGGCGGTAGGCAGCAACATCGGTTCAATCGCCCAAGCGGATCTGGCGAAAGGTGATCAGGCGGGTGCAACTGCAGCCGAATCCGGTCTCCATCAAGCCTACGAAACGGCGATGTCCACACCCACCGCCGGAACCGGCATGTCGATGCTCGAAGGGGCGAAGTGGGATAGCAATGTCATCACCTGGAGCCTCGCCGGCACACCGGGCGCAAGTAACTCGCAAGCGGGTGCTGCAGCAGACAGCGCCTACGAGACCGATCTCCAGCAGGCATTCGCCACATGGTCGGCTGCGTCTGGCATCACGTTCGAGGAGGTTTCGGGTTCGGCCCAATCGGACATCAGCGTTGGCTTCGGCGAGCTCAATACCGCGAGCACGGGCGTGGTGGGCTACACCGCCTACCAGGCCAAGAACGGACAAATGGCTGGGGCCAACATCGAACTGGAAGATCCGAACCAGGACGCGTTGGTCGCAGGCGCCAGCGGTCAACTCACGTACTCCGGAACCGACGCAACGCTCGAGCAGGTCATGCTGCACGAGATCGGGCATGCATTCGGGTTGGCCGACAACGCCGACCAGAACTCGATCATGTACTACGACCTGGGTTCGAATAACCGGACGCTCGACAGTACGGATATTGCTGGCATCCAGTCGACGTACAGCCCGGGATTGTCCTCGAGCGCCGCCGCATCTACCGCGTCCAACACGTCGGGAAGTCAGATCGACCAGTTGATCCAGGCGATGGCGTCGTACGCTCCCATGCCGGCCGGTATCACGAGCCTTGCGGCCATCCAGCAACTGAACGCACAGCCCATGCTCGCTGCATCCGTGCACTAG
- a CDS encoding type I secretion system permease/ATPase encodes MGIEEQPAQMEDAGLLALVLIARFHGIATDPSQLKHAAAVTSDAFSEAQLVLSARGIGLKARAVALMPERLAQTPFPALVLDRTGRHFILAGSDGKTALVLEPGMQSPAVRPIDEVIERSSGRVLLFTSRASLAGELARFDFSWFIPAVVKYRRLLLEVLGVSLVLQLFGLVSPLMFQVVMDKVLVNRTYSTLNVVCVALLVSSVFEVLLTGLRNYVFAHTTNRIDVELGARLFRHLVALPLAYFGARRVGDTVARVRELENIRNFLTGQALTALIDLTFSFIFLAVMCLYSVWLTLVVAISLPVYGAISAGLTPVLRSRLNEKFSRGADNQSFLVEAVSGIETVKAMAVEPQFIKRWETQLAAYVSAGFRVSSLGNVGQQLIQLVGKLVTLSTLFLGAKLVIDGKLTVGELIAFNMMSQRVSAPVLRLAQLWQDFQQVGISMSRLGDILNSRTELPQSRQALPALKGDISFDNIRFRYRPDGPPILDSVGLNIAAGQVIGIVGRSGSGKSTLTKLLQRLYIPEQGTVRIDGIDLALADPAWLRRQIGVVLQENLLFNRSIRDNIALTDPGAPLAAVIAAAKFAGAHDFICELPEAYDTMVGEHGSNLSGGQRQRLAIARALLTNPRILVFDEATSALDFETERVIQNNMKAMCAGRTVIIIAHRLTAVRHADQIVAMDKGQIVEQGNHEALLRLGGYYAHLVSLQDG; translated from the coding sequence ATGGGTATTGAAGAGCAACCGGCACAGATGGAAGATGCTGGCCTGTTGGCACTGGTGCTCATTGCACGCTTTCATGGCATAGCCACCGACCCGTCGCAACTCAAGCATGCCGCGGCAGTCACAAGCGATGCATTTTCCGAAGCGCAACTTGTGTTGTCCGCACGCGGTATCGGGCTTAAGGCGCGCGCCGTTGCATTAATGCCAGAACGCCTCGCGCAAACACCGTTCCCGGCACTTGTATTGGATCGCACGGGCAGACACTTTATTCTGGCTGGTTCAGACGGCAAGACAGCGCTGGTATTGGAACCCGGCATGCAGTCGCCCGCTGTGCGACCAATCGACGAGGTCATTGAGCGTTCCAGTGGCCGGGTCCTACTGTTCACATCAAGGGCGTCGCTGGCGGGCGAACTGGCCCGTTTCGACTTCTCCTGGTTCATTCCTGCCGTCGTCAAGTATCGGCGGCTGCTTCTCGAAGTCCTCGGTGTTTCGCTCGTCTTGCAACTCTTTGGACTGGTATCGCCGCTGATGTTCCAGGTGGTGATGGACAAGGTTCTCGTCAACCGGACGTACAGCACACTCAACGTAGTGTGTGTGGCGCTGCTGGTGAGTTCGGTATTCGAGGTACTGCTTACCGGGCTGCGCAATTACGTGTTCGCGCACACCACAAACCGCATCGACGTCGAGTTAGGGGCTCGGCTTTTCCGTCACCTCGTCGCGTTGCCGCTGGCTTACTTCGGAGCGCGCCGAGTGGGCGATACGGTTGCCCGCGTCCGTGAGCTCGAGAACATCCGGAACTTCCTGACCGGACAGGCGCTGACCGCACTTATCGACCTGACGTTCTCGTTCATCTTCCTCGCCGTGATGTGTCTTTACAGCGTCTGGTTGACATTGGTCGTCGCTATCTCGCTGCCGGTCTACGGGGCGATCTCGGCGGGTCTGACGCCAGTTCTCCGCAGTCGCCTGAACGAGAAGTTTTCCCGTGGGGCGGACAACCAGTCCTTCCTTGTCGAGGCGGTCTCGGGCATCGAGACGGTCAAGGCGATGGCCGTGGAACCGCAGTTCATCAAGCGCTGGGAGACGCAGTTGGCCGCGTATGTCAGTGCGGGCTTTCGGGTGAGTTCGCTGGGCAATGTGGGGCAGCAACTCATCCAGTTGGTCGGCAAGCTAGTGACGCTGAGCACCTTGTTTCTGGGCGCGAAGCTGGTTATAGACGGCAAGCTGACCGTTGGAGAACTGATTGCCTTCAACATGATGTCGCAACGGGTGAGTGCGCCGGTACTCAGGTTGGCGCAGCTCTGGCAGGATTTCCAGCAAGTTGGCATTTCGATGAGTCGCCTGGGCGACATTCTGAATTCCCGCACAGAACTGCCGCAAAGCCGTCAGGCGCTTCCTGCCCTCAAGGGCGATATCAGCTTCGACAATATCCGTTTCCGTTATCGCCCGGACGGGCCACCGATTCTTGACAGCGTCGGACTGAATATAGCCGCGGGGCAGGTAATCGGTATCGTGGGTCGCTCTGGGTCTGGCAAAAGCACGCTGACGAAGCTGCTGCAACGACTGTACATCCCGGAGCAGGGCACCGTTCGAATCGACGGTATCGATCTGGCCCTGGCCGATCCCGCGTGGTTACGTCGCCAGATCGGCGTCGTGCTGCAGGAGAACCTGCTCTTCAACCGTTCGATCCGGGACAACATCGCGTTGACCGATCCCGGGGCACCGCTCGCCGCGGTGATCGCAGCCGCGAAATTTGCCGGTGCGCACGACTTTATCTGTGAGCTGCCGGAAGCCTACGACACGATGGTCGGTGAGCACGGTTCGAACCTGTCCGGTGGCCAGCGGCAGCGTCTGGCAATCGCACGCGCGCTCCTGACCAATCCGCGCATCCTGGTCTTTGACGAAGCAACGAGTGCGCTGGACTTTGAAACTGAGCGAGTGATCCAGAACAACATGAAGGCAATGTGCGCAGGACGCACGGTGATCATCATTGCCCACCGGCTGACGGCGGTGCGGCATGCTGACCAGATCGTAGCGATGGATAAAGGCCAGATCGTCGAGCAGGGAAACCACGAAGCATTGCTGCGGCTCGGCGGCTACTACGCGCACCTCGTATCGCTGCAGGACGGCTGA
- a CDS encoding TolC family protein: MSAKQLLVTMVATGLFMATSSAEAFDVLRTEVGISPTPAGAMVPDAVGCQFGLLSRPLLLTEAIERALCGNPKTREAWADVKIQAAGLGVARSAYLPTISGNGQVMRDNAVTDVTGHPTLSSATLATINTESVSLNWTLYDFGARAAAVRNASALLAAARSTENATLQSLFVAVAKDYYAAQAAAGALAVALDIERMAGDSAKAASARVDRGIAPISDALQAQTAYTQAVLSRNKAQGTWQAAAGTLASDMDLLPDVPVVLPVVTDGVQPDAAFTQSVGELIEDARRDHPTVLAALAQADAAAAKVDQTRAQGLPNLSLVSKYSRDNQPASLGLGIPEYPASGHEWYVGVQVTIPFFEGFNRTYQVRQTQAQLEQQQDALDDARQQVGLEVWNSYQAVQTSTDSVKDSATLLDIAQRSFVAAQHRYQAGVGNILELLNAQTALANAQQQRVQALADWRAARLRLAGSLGRLDTADMR; the protein is encoded by the coding sequence GTGAGCGCTAAGCAACTGCTGGTGACTATGGTGGCGACGGGGCTGTTTATGGCGACATCGAGCGCGGAGGCTTTCGATGTGCTTCGCACTGAAGTGGGGATCTCGCCGACCCCCGCCGGTGCAATGGTGCCGGATGCGGTTGGATGCCAATTCGGCTTGCTATCCAGGCCACTTCTATTGACGGAAGCGATTGAGCGCGCGTTGTGCGGCAATCCTAAAACGCGGGAAGCTTGGGCAGACGTGAAGATTCAGGCGGCAGGCCTCGGCGTCGCACGCTCGGCGTATTTGCCCACTATTTCCGGCAACGGACAGGTCATGCGCGACAATGCTGTCACTGACGTCACAGGCCATCCGACACTGAGCTCGGCAACACTCGCGACCATCAATACCGAAAGCGTGTCGTTGAACTGGACACTCTATGACTTTGGCGCTCGCGCAGCGGCCGTTCGCAACGCGTCAGCACTGCTCGCCGCAGCCCGGTCGACCGAGAATGCGACGCTCCAAAGTCTCTTTGTGGCAGTTGCGAAGGATTATTACGCTGCACAGGCCGCCGCGGGTGCGCTCGCCGTCGCGTTGGATATTGAACGCATGGCTGGCGACAGCGCGAAGGCCGCGTCTGCACGTGTCGACAGAGGTATAGCGCCCATCTCGGACGCACTGCAGGCGCAGACGGCCTATACACAGGCCGTGCTGAGCCGTAACAAGGCTCAAGGGACATGGCAAGCGGCTGCAGGAACGCTCGCCTCCGATATGGATCTCTTGCCAGACGTACCCGTTGTCCTGCCGGTCGTAACAGATGGCGTGCAGCCTGACGCGGCTTTCACGCAATCGGTGGGCGAACTGATTGAGGATGCCCGCCGCGACCACCCCACGGTCCTGGCGGCGCTGGCACAAGCGGATGCGGCGGCCGCAAAAGTAGACCAGACTCGCGCGCAGGGCCTGCCGAACCTCAGCCTCGTGTCGAAATACAGCCGGGACAATCAGCCGGCCAGTCTGGGATTGGGCATTCCGGAATACCCTGCAAGCGGACACGAGTGGTATGTGGGTGTACAGGTGACAATTCCATTCTTCGAAGGCTTCAATCGCACGTATCAGGTCCGGCAGACGCAGGCGCAGCTCGAACAGCAGCAGGACGCGCTCGATGACGCGCGCCAGCAGGTCGGGTTGGAGGTCTGGAACAGCTACCAAGCCGTGCAGACTTCGACAGACAGCGTAAAGGACAGCGCAACGCTGCTTGATATTGCGCAACGATCGTTTGTTGCGGCTCAGCATCGATATCAGGCCGGCGTAGGCAATATTCTTGAATTGCTGAATGCGCAGACAGCGCTGGCGAACGCGCAGCAGCAGCGTGTACAGGCGCTTGCAGACTGGCGCGCTGCGCGGTTGAGGCTTGCCGGGAGTCTTGGACGACTCGATACCGCTGACATGCGATGA
- a CDS encoding IS110 family transposase, with amino-acid sequence MQVLYPRCAGLDIHKDIIVACVRCVSAPEHREVQRFCSTTKGLLALSDWLAVHGCSHVAMEATGVYWKPVWHVLEGSFELVLGNAAHIRNVPGRKTDVNDATWIADLLAHGLIRSSFVPPAAIQELRDLTRTRKQLTREIAQHCLRVQKVLEDANLKLGSVLSDVLGGSGRAILKAIISGENDPVLLAALAQGHARKKTSELREALRGRITSHHRTMLALHLQLIDALEHALTELDAAVGLALTPIRQHVQLLRTIPGVGDLTARVLVAEIGVDMTRFPDSAHLISWAGLCPRNDESAGKRRSTRVRKSGTWLKTALVTAAWAAVRTKNSYLFAQFTRVKARRGSKKAIIAVAASMLTAAWHMLRNGVEYADLGADYFTRHDMQSTVKRLLKRLTDLGYPVQPASPS; translated from the coding sequence ATGCAGGTACTCTATCCGCGCTGTGCCGGGCTGGACATACATAAGGACATCATCGTCGCCTGCGTCCGTTGTGTGTCTGCGCCGGAGCACCGTGAAGTGCAGAGATTTTGCAGTACCACTAAGGGATTGCTGGCGCTGTCGGACTGGCTGGCCGTCCATGGCTGTTCCCACGTGGCAATGGAAGCCACCGGCGTTTACTGGAAGCCAGTGTGGCACGTTCTCGAGGGCTCCTTCGAACTCGTGCTGGGCAACGCTGCGCATATTCGGAACGTGCCTGGCCGCAAAACCGATGTGAACGATGCGACGTGGATCGCAGACCTGCTCGCACACGGGCTGATCCGCTCCAGCTTCGTCCCGCCGGCCGCGATCCAGGAGTTACGTGATCTGACACGCACACGCAAACAGCTGACGCGCGAGATCGCCCAGCATTGTCTGCGTGTCCAGAAGGTGCTCGAGGATGCCAATCTCAAACTGGGCAGTGTCCTTTCTGACGTACTTGGCGGCAGCGGACGCGCGATTCTGAAGGCCATCATCTCGGGCGAGAACGATCCGGTGCTGCTCGCGGCACTGGCGCAAGGTCACGCGCGCAAGAAGACGAGTGAACTACGCGAAGCATTGCGCGGCCGCATAACTTCACATCACCGTACGATGCTCGCGCTGCATTTGCAGCTCATCGACGCCCTTGAGCACGCGCTGACTGAACTGGATGCCGCCGTGGGACTTGCTCTGACGCCAATCCGGCAGCACGTTCAACTGCTAAGAACCATTCCCGGCGTCGGTGACCTGACCGCGCGGGTCCTGGTGGCCGAGATTGGGGTCGACATGACGCGCTTTCCCGATTCCGCTCACCTCATATCGTGGGCCGGACTGTGTCCCCGCAATGATGAGAGCGCCGGTAAGCGCCGCAGTACGCGTGTCCGCAAGAGCGGCACATGGCTCAAGACGGCACTCGTGACTGCCGCATGGGCCGCAGTACGTACGAAGAACAGCTACCTGTTCGCCCAGTTCACTCGCGTCAAGGCGCGGCGCGGTTCAAAGAAAGCAATCATCGCAGTGGCTGCGTCGATGCTCACCGCAGCGTGGCACATGCTTCGCAATGGCGTGGAATACGCAGATCTCGGTGCAGACTATTTCACCCGGCACGACATGCAGAGCACCGTTAAGCGATTACTAAAACGCCTCACGGATCTTGGATATCCGGTGCAGCCAGCTTCCCCGTCATAA